The genomic window AAAGTTTGGTAAATTGAAGatttatcaaaaacaaaacacacttttgagaaaacaacaataataaatatgtattataattGAAATGTAGACACAGACTGATAATGTGCAACCAAAAAACTTTTGAAagtgtattttggatgttttctttccaTTGGATTAAAAACGCTATTTAAAAAACCTTAAATCTGAGTTGACAGGTGGATGAAAATGTGTAGTCTCAATGTAAAACATGAAGCTGTTGCGCTTTACAATAGTACTAGAAAACATCCTGCACATTGATTTATAATCTTTGCTTTGTGTGAGTAAGAATCAGGAGAGATGAAAATCGAGGAAGGTAAATTTCCCCTCTCAGAAAGCTGTGATTTATCCCTCGGCGGTTCCAGAGAGAAGACACACAACCTTACTTTACAAGCAGAGGGAGCCACAGCTCAGGTATTGGCCTCATTTTGGCCTTTCATTTTGTGCAACATCCTGGCAGACTGATTAACATGTGTTTGGGAATGTTTGTTCAGGTTAGTGAATCTTCATGGGATAACCAGGAGCAACATCTTCTTGAGATGTTTCCTAAATGCAGTGTGACTGAGGCCAGAAGTGCATTGTCCATTGCTAAAGGAGACATGGAGGAAGCCGTTCGTCTCATTATTGAGGGAGATGTCCAGCTTAAGTGCCCTCCGTCTCTCAGTGTGAGTTCACTAGAGAAGTTCACTTAATTAAAGATGTTTACCCACAGTAATTGGTTAGAGATTAAATGATCTACACTGGCTAATTAAGTCCTATTAATAATTAAGGGTATGTTTATGAAACGGGTTCTTTCTGCTCACcaatattgcatttatataatttaaaatatatttttcttacaATGTTAATATTTTTACTATTGTAATATACTTtagaacagagatgcccaaactagggcgcGCTGGCCTAATTTGGCCCATGGTAACGTATGATTTGGTCTGCCATCCCTTCTGAGAAGAGAGTGTGAATTTTGGGGGTTAATGCCTTTTAATACacattgtcatttcaaatttaacataaactttcgtttgttagtttgttacgacaaaaaaattaactgttttgaatgaatccattaaaaaaaaaaataaacaaataaaataaaaaatgaacactgTTGCTCAATGTATAGACCACAATTCAGAAGTTCTCggtaagcaaatcaaggcaaaggcagatgcAGCTTGACTAGGGTATTCAGCattaaactccattgtgttataataaGAATTCCTGTTGTTTTCTTTATAATAGgttaaaaatataatgtattagttaatatgattagaGTAATTTATTCTGAAGTAAATGATAAAATCTCTATggcaatattgtaatattttgagataattaaaactgtttgatatattttaatattgtaacagtttgataattgttttttattttaaaatacttattatatattaagtttggtttttggcccaaAATGTTTGGGTACCCCTGTTTTAGAACAAATAGAAATTATTACTTGAATGCaataaggcagtggttctcaaactgtggtacgtgtaccactagtggtacgcaggcttccttctagtggtacgcggaggaatgaaatatgtcaagtacatgctacacacattttaaaatttaccAAAACCTATGTATATAATGTgccatatgacatatagcctatatttctgaggaaATGTGccacatttttttaacagtgcagagttgtagctgctttactgggcctacgctactgtatttcactACTGcacattttggtggtacttggagagactaattgtttctgaggtggtacttgatgaaaaaagtttgagaaccactgcaataaGGTCAtttatattacagtaaaaacatttattaaaaaaaaacaagtgataatttgtttaataaatgtattaataattttataattaattttcttaggttaaaaaaaaagcttaaaatgtATAGATTAcaagtaatatattaaataaaaaaatctaaatattactaAAAGCTATAATGTTGTACACTAAATAACACAATGATTTGTTTTATTGATATATTTCAGGCAAACCAGGGGAAGACAGTCTCtgctgaagtggatcaaaaacttAAAGCAAGCATTTTAGAAAAGTAAGTGTCTGCTTCATCACTAATTATTTGCAACTATAACAAAAAGCTGTCATATGGAATGTGACTGCAATGTTTGTCCCAACAGATACATGCTGGTTGATGATGAGGAAGACAAGAAAGTACACCGACCTGTCACTCCAAAAGATGTGAGTTTGTGGTGCCATTTTAGCCATTATATtgtgtgacattgacattgatgACATTGGTGTAGATATTAAAGGGAAGGTtctcacaaaaatgaaaatttgctatttatttattcactccaAAGCCACCAAAGATGTAATCAAGTTATTCGTCAGTTGATCATTAAAGAATATTGTTCTGCAAGAAACAGATTATTGTTACATCATTGCATGCATTTCATAATCTTCTGATAATTATCTTTTGAAGCAATTTTTGGATAGACCTGTTAACCAAATTTGACTGAACCGTCTAAAAgttaaacttaattttaaaagttaaacTTAATTTTGGATGTGTCCGACAGTTTTGACTTtgactaaaatgtaaacaaaacactTGAATGAAGGGACAGAAACAAGCGTTGGTTCCTCAACAAAGCCCAATTTCATGTCAAAATCTGTAAAATTATGTAACgtgacttttgcagcatgagaTGTGCTTGATTTAATGAAGCGTATTAGATCTATTCGTGTTTTTAAAAGGGTGAAAGTGAACTTGGGCTGTTCTGTGCAAGTGCTCAGCCTCAGACAAACAAAACACTGgcaagtgaagttttttttttttagcttaaactGCACACttaaatggtcaaatacatgcaaaacAAATATCCTTTATGATTATTCACATAAATCTTTTTTATGTTATAAATGATGTAAAGAgttgaaaaaatgaaaatgcatatGTAACAGTAAATTGAATCCATATgtctcttaaagtgacagtgtgcTATATTCCTGCTGCTAAGCATGCTTATCAGTATTCAGTGTTgggaaaaatttatttttttaaataaatattttaagctATCATCTAGCAGGGCAATCCTAAACCCAGCTAAGATGGGGGATAAAACATAAAAGTAACAGCTTTtcataaaaaacataatataaatacataagcTGTGTCTCATTACAGAGGCTGCATCCCCAGAAGGATGCATTCGAAGGGCGCTGTGTCATTGCGGCACCACAAAGCctgtctcatttaaaaaaaattgaaggctCCTTCAAACGCAGCCTCCAAATGCGTCCTCTTTTTCCCAGGTAATGAAGAACACAACAGGTGGATCTTTCGCGGCCTTGAACGTCCCAAGATTTATTGCGCTGATAACTACAGggcgtttttaaaagaaaactccggtttaaatgtatgaattaggtttattttaattcaggagtgtctaaactcggtcctggagggccggtgtcctggagagtttagtaccaaccctaatcaagcacacctgaaccaactaatcaagctcttactagatatactagaaacttcctggcaggtgtgttgaagcaagttggatcTAAACCATTCAGGACATTgaccctccaggatcgagtttggacccACTGTTTTACTTTGATATCTAAACACATGttaaacatttgtttacatttgtatGTGTACATGAATGGATCAAAGGAAAATATTTGTAACTTTTGCAGCccttgttttgccttcagaacgcttaaagggccatgaaaccccctcgtttcagcagggtgttttcacacctctactttggaaaaagccagaaaagtgggcgtgtccagctctgtttagggggagtgtccgAGGAAGAAgagagggatggtgtgggagtgtctatttgggcacgcgactgtgtttacatgggcatctgtagttgaattatttgccaaattattaaatggtggactttaactgtctttcattcagggaattcattcatgtccctcgcgacaaacgaaatatttgattcgaggagctgctctaagtgtgtatttttcatgcaatgtttgataccgcacggtgaatgagagaaaaagcatttcctggaaacttagatgcacacagcaggtagtgtcagaaagccgcgtgtgttattccggtcacaaaatgcgttaaaaaccctacacgaggttacaGTTTGGTTGTAGttctaacatgtttacactctgtgcaatagtttgttcgatacgatacgaacaaactgaataaacaaagagcactggtcgctcacttaacaaatctgtagagacaggacaatcaccagcaactagagcctcGTCTTTAtaaagagaatactacaagcgaatccggatctcagcgtttgcagatgagaacagctctcaggtaaacaatgttcctccttagacacgtaagttattgttgtcgagcgtcgcgtacactgttaatctaCACGTGAGTCTGCGCtgtcacagagagaaaatgaaaacaaaacttaactgcagcaaactatgaaagcaacacttcacgcttgttttgccaacacaacgtggcgtctctgctgtctaaacactgtgacagtaatgaatattaatgaagttgcacaatagagcgcgctgattggtttgaaccaagccttactcatgcattaatgcaacacactgtaagacgtaataagacacaatctggcacagacgcccagtctgcacgctggaatacacgctattatgtcatgaccgtgacgcagcttcaaaaattcgtttcaaaccggaagtacgaatttgcttgaaataacgcaaaaacaaccaatttacactttttagtgaaacataggtgtcctaatagtgtttttagcagtgtggaacacatatacgactgtcaacagctcaaaaaaagtgttttggtgtttcgtgaccctttaaaatgagttttaaaatcacttttaaaactcattttacaaattttatcattgcttattaacagcagctgttaCGGTTGCCTGGTGATGAGATCCATCCTCTTTAGGCTTGATTGTCTCATTTCAAAACGCTCGGTTCAGCCTGTGTGGACTTCGAAGGACTCTCCTTTGAAGTCGGCATCCTTCAGAGGATGCAGCCTCTTAAATGAAACACagctaatttatatatacataaaaaaagtaACCTTAAGTTATTTGTTGAAGTGACTcaagattgtaatatattacttttaaaagtaactttcccaatcaaacaacaaaaaacaagaataaaatcaTTCTTGATCAAGACTTATGTAGCTTTAATAAGATCAAACAGATCAAGTTCTCACAGTGAAGACTATGCTTAAAGCACAAAGTTTGTTTCATTTGTATATTGTGTTGTATAGTTCTATTTTCAGTAATTTTGAGCACATTGTATATTTACTTTTGTCTTTTAGTTATCCATTGTGCTGTGTTTTTgagaattgtgaaatgttatgaCATGTATATCTCAAAATAGTTTGTCATATGGCCATCTCATAATCATTTAAAGTAATTGTGATAACAACTCTGACCaaagtaattgtgattatgatttttatcACATAATTGAGCAGCTACATTGATGTGTACAATGTGCAATTacttaaacaaattattaaatcaaaCTATCTCAACTGAACTGTGAAGGAAATGTTTGATCACTGATAGTGTAACTGGAAATAATCACATGTCCTCATTTACTCCAGGCTTAAGATcactaatgataataattttatgaataattttgagTTTCTTGCTCAGACCAATTGTATTGCTCACCAAGATCTcatctagggttgtaacaatataccggtatgacggtctaccacgatttgaacgtgcacgattatcataccatgaacaattgcatatcaacggttttaacccttaaagaccgagacagctgcccgcggctaaaaataagtattgctcttaaatgtttaataacttttgatccgctgatccgattcatacaatacaaatattggcataaagaagagaatctcagctttccagtgctgtataacataacattcgcggactttcagaggctccgaaATCAGTGCGGTTctgtcatcaaaatttgacaacgctgatttgacaaagaaacgctcgtcactgtgtctccggacaaaccagacatgatacattgatgcattgtccctcctccatgcccagattggttcaaactcgctatatcacaaccaataagcataggtttcgcttttgtttgtggaccaacactgagctttttgaacaacacggaatgagagataggcatacatttatgcgtggctaaataaaacgcaaaaaaaagttttgcatgaaataattctcatactaagtacttttgcatgcacagcagcacagaaacatgacaaaacagtgacacagcaaagacgaactgctgctcttgctgttttcaaaagacgcaaatgaaggtgcagctgtttgtctgcattgcagacaaccatatccatatccatagacaaccatatccatgctggcacataaaacctaaggatgttccatattgaatctagtttcgttatgtaactatttataggatagtaaatatttatatctatttttttactgaggatttgcaccatgtttatttggactttatttggactttgacacattatttattattttcttatttttttatttgttctttgtaagtggtgttgtttatagtaactgaaaatacattatttggaaaaagtcaaatttgcttcactgttctattattttgtaacatttgtaacataccgtataccgcgaaacggtcaaaccgtggtattgttttagacgattatcataccgtaaaaaattcataccgttacaaccctaatctcATCAAATATCATCAGAGTTCATGAGTGCTAAATTTGTTTTGCCCtgatatgctttttttttctattcagaGTATTATTATTGACCACAGTTCATGTGTTACTGTTAAAACCAAAGGAAAAAAATGTCATCTACATTCTGGATGGACTGAGAAAATAAACATCTCTTACTTTAATTTTGGAGCGAATCGTATTAACCCCTTCCATTTACTTGGTCCTCTGCAGGCCCCTAAGAAAATGGTGCGCTATCACGGCAGTCAAGTGGTCACTACGAAGGGAGAGCGTTATCATCTAGTCAAGAAAGAAGAACCAGAAGACATGAAGAAGACTTACGTCAGCCTAAAACCAGCCCGCAAATACCGCTTCCATTGATGAAAGGCATCTTATTGATGGACCGTTCAGAATACTCCCTTCTTTTGTGTCTGGATCTCTGTGACTGGAAACAAacgatttagtttttatttaaacgtATCTCGTCCAAATGTCTCCATTGTAATATACGGTGCTGGAgggtttattttgttgttgtttgggtTGATGTCTTGTGTGATCTCCTAGCAGGTCTCTTTTTTCGAGCCCTTTtaagttactgtatttatttttttaaactactttttaCTAAAACCTTAAGCTCtaccttaaaaaaaacatgaaggtGTTTACATTTGACTGTTTAATTTATGCCAAAtccatttttattcataattacaaGTCAAACAAGCTGGTTGCTTTGTTATAAAAtcagccaatttagctcatctCCAGTGAGACGTCAGTGTTTGTACTTTGCATTCTGTGTTTATTTTCATATGCAGAAATAAGACTCCATATATGTTCCTACAGAAGCTAAAGAATAGCAGGGTCTGTgtgacaggtttttttttttctttgatgcaGTTCACAAAACAGGTCTGCCTGGTAAAATTGACCCTGGAGAAGACCTTTCACCTCCATATTTACTAGTTAGTTTCTCTGTAATGTGTAGCTAGCTGGCTTTCCGTAGTTTTAGTAAAGAATGTACTTTTGTGTTCATTATTGAATTACCATATTCACATTACACCAGTGTTTTTCAGAGATGGTTTGTTTGTGCTTGATGTACTCCATTTTTACATGTTGTCTTTGGTGTAGAGCAACAGTATTGGCTGTCAGCATTATCGTCACCTCCGACATGACCCTGAAACTGAAGTGCAGTGATTAGATTGaaatatattaacattatttttaaaggaCTGATGTTTTTGAGAGTAACTAGTAAAGAATTAATGTTTTATGAACGTGGTGTCTTTATTTTGTTCTGTGCTTCAAGTACACTGAAGATTCGATTTCAAAGTGGAGGAATATGCTAGATCATGCTCTATAACATTGCATGGTTCCCAAAATGTGGGTTGTGGCACAAAGGTTcggtgggggggggggtgaattCCAAAAATGATTTACCTTATTCATGTTATTTTACTATAAACTCCTGGGGTGATTAAATCATGTTAAAGACAATGCAATAGCATCAAAtgtagcagattgattttatggcatcatgttaactttctgacacctttaggGCACTCAccctcattaaaaaataaatacagaccacagctgaacatggaggatgatctccaaatgGTATTCTccaaaattgaattaaaaatagaCTTGGGCATGGCGACGCAGTGGaaggctgcagctggaagggcatccgctgcgtaaaacatgctggataagttggcgccaCAACATTATGACGGAGCGGCAGGCTAACGTAATACCCATGCTTATCATTTTATGTCAGGAATTACTGAGACTTGCATTTAgctaaacttaaaaaatattcaatacataCAGAATTCACTACTCACCATAACTTTGATGAAGGAAAATCGCCTGAATATGATGTTTCGGAGGAGCTCTGCCATTGCTGCGCTGGAATTTAAACCCGATCCAACAAACGACTCTCACGCGCATGCGTACACGCGCTTTTGCTGCAAGGTTTGTTCGCCAAACACAAACACTATTTTCACTGCTGTTTGATAAATTGCCAAAGCACAGTTTTATGTTTGgtgaattaatatttttcatttttacttcaGACCATCAGCTAAAATTaataatgtggattttttttttcgtttggggCTTATTATTGTGAAGTCATTTGTTGAGTCAATATTTAATTGTCAGTGTccacaataattttatttacagtgtaattttgttttatagaatttaataatgaaataattaatgcaaaaatatgatcagataaaAAAACGTATTTGAAATTTGATTAAAGTTTAATTGCAACACAATTTGATAAaaatttattatgaaaataaataaataaataaaagacaaaattttaagtatgttttcgtttttaatattgttttgggATCTAGACCTGGTTATgataaaagataataataataattatcaggaTATCTGCTTACCCCAActgattttaatcaaatttaactgAAAGTGTTAACGTTTCTGTATTACACATTTTGTTTAGTTCAcactatatttacttatttataatgtaaaaatgacacaatGTGTAATAGAGAAGCAATAGAGAAGAACTCCTCTACTGCTCTGATTGACTTTCTGCTGAtcaagtgttgtttacatttaaatgactccaatattctgtcaccacggcaacctgagtttacactgaaaTCAACACATCTCTCTGAATCTGATCACTTGAGCTCTTTCAACTCTTCACTTTGACAAGTTTCATCAGATTGTCTGATTTGGAAAGTTGATATTCATGGAGCAGCGGCGCCTCAGACGAATCAGGAGTCTTCCAGCACACCTGAAGGACTTCCTGCTGGAGGGTGTCCCGTCTGTTCAGGATCCTGCAGCTGTGATCAGGTTGGATCATACTTACAGCTGTATCTCTTCCCCAGGTCTGGAGGAACATCACCTGAAGAACGCAGCTGTCCTTCCCCAAATCCGTCCAGCATCCTCAGTGCCTTCAGTGGACGTGGGACAGCAGGAGGAGCCCCTCTCTATCCATGGCTACAGCGTTCAGGCCTACCAGGACATCTACCGCTCTGTGGTCGAGCCCATGATCAAGAGTCGTCCCTACAGCCTTCAGCTGGGCCtggagatcaagcagcggctgtgggaggcaCTCAGGTGTCCTGTGATGGAGGAGACGGTGCAGGCTGATGGACGCATCCTCATTACAGAACGCAGATGTGGATCCAGACCAGACAGCATGGCTCCTCGAGTCCATGTGGACATCAGTGGAGAGCCACTGCCTGAGAAGCCCAGCAGAAAGAGGGCCAGACGCTGAGTCTTCACAGTGTCCCAAACCACACTGCAGGCCtgcgtatgtatatagtgtacatagttgtagagcaagttcacagtaagtttccttttgcatgttttgtttcatcaactggttgtttttattgattcttgGTGTTGTTGACTTGAAGTTCTTGGTTTGCTCGGTGGTCTTCAGGATGTTTCAGGTGGTTTTCTGCACGGTTGTCGAGGTTTTCTGAGCGGTTGTTCTCGTGTTGCAGGTCGGTCGCTGGACTCTTCTGAGAGTTTCGATGCGTTTAGTGGTTTGCGGTGTCTGttaggttagggtaggttaggttagggtccctcacgtggtttgcagcttgacgtgctgtgagggcttgtgtgcatcagtgatgctgagagcttcgccactggtacttcacagataccggtagggtcacccatagtggactggtctcagcggagatgcccgactaagacaaaccagctgattctggacagcagattTACATCAGAATCACCTGAAGATGTGGAAGTCGCAGGATTCGTGGAAGCAACCattctaaataaatgaatcaattaataaatttgttatttaatacatataaaagaggctgcaattcttttctttttcctctatTGTGTTGATTTTTGTcaagttataattaataaataaaagtaacaattctggaattattattacccttttaacctgattttcaaaacaatccaCCACTAATTGCactattaaaactataataaaactataataaaataagccataataattataataataataataaaaaacatacaataaataaaacaaatatttaaataatttattaatttttttgatagaataatatttacaattatgttataaatataaattctaattatttatatgctgtaaaaaatgaataaatataatatttatttaaatacatttaaatatcattTACTCCCCAAACTACATTTTCTAGTGACTGGTCACATCTAAATTCAATTTTGGCAACAGCCTGTCAACATTGGCTCAATGAGAAATAATGTGTTGAGCCAATAAAAAAACCATCAAGTCTGCCCAATCATGTTATTGGCCCAATTGAATGTTTTAGAATAGATTGTGTGCAACAAGCTTTTTTGGTTTCGCCTAATTTAAACAATGCTAACAAtgctaaaacaatgctaaagcaACTTTACTGAACTGTTTACTCCTCGTtgtcccaaaagaaaatgaataatagaatATAGAAAATCATAATACACTAAACactgccacatttatttatttattttttattaaagagacactattgtaaaagtactttagaataacaaatacattacacatttcaACAACGTATACCGTATAAATTCTAGCATTTTATTTCTCCTAATATTGACCTCATTCTTTAAGGCGGAAGTGCCCTCGTTTTTCCGATTTGTTTTAGAACATCTGATTCAGtgccctatgggagaaatgactaggaatattaaacagcagaaaacagacaaactacttgctctacaaactagtgtgtttatgactctacagacaaagcagaataagaaaatgtcagtttgcaacatcaagcatcaaaacaaacagtttttaacgtctaaaaatcaaaggaagtgaatgagagcggaaatctccagccaaaaagattcaaatgtctgCGCCTGCTCGTACGTGAGGAATAAAGTCAATACATAGAGCTGAAGTGTACTTAATATATATCccaaatatctgcaaaaatgta from Danio rerio strain Tuebingen ecotype United States chromosome 13, GRCz12tu, whole genome shotgun sequence includes these protein-coding regions:
- the cuedc2 gene encoding CUE domain-containing protein 2; this translates as MDLQKIIHDALYDFILSYIPHADLSTLDDVILSYITGVLEDLGSQESVEENFDVEVFVEMLEAYIPGFSDIDSVKVCEMMFNLAAKLTSARDTESGEMKIEEGKFPLSESCDLSLGGSREKTHNLTLQAEGATAQVSESSWDNQEQHLLEMFPKCSVTEARSALSIAKGDMEEAVRLIIEGDVQLKCPPSLSANQGKTVSAEVDQKLKASILEKYMLVDDEEDKKVHRPVTPKDAPKKMVRYHGSQVVTTKGERYHLVKKEEPEDMKKTYVSLKPARKYRFH